The following proteins come from a genomic window of Lolium rigidum isolate FL_2022 chromosome 5, APGP_CSIRO_Lrig_0.1, whole genome shotgun sequence:
- the LOC124656515 gene encoding probable transcription factor At4g00390 — MKELQPAGCSHTKAHFQICKFLLESSTNPSSRLNPTRNSQPWLPTAPPPPPAPPPEEEDEESEEEESESEEEEEDEDSTEEGDEEEAEPHLQPSSKRVDPPVTAALKEEVQEDVDFQPINRIDQRAPARPAAKNQPQSSNPPARGRKRASDEIGKSLVPAPARKKSKNTAQHSESPEPRPKRTRRVWAPDDEVLVLEALAQHRRQHGSLPPSGDSDFFESIREGLEEKSFQHSDIKDKVRSLLRRYRSRAVSTSDHDKRIHNLSRDVWGDLLPVVAATGPVNGSEEDDGAPAISGDGQSESGGRRSGTKGLKKMCEMYPLLAQEVKLLTKVQPCFESSFNRLDAKRAQDIEKKLERVKYAELKIEARMVLEVHAPKAKISKQLISLLTKVSKNV, encoded by the exons aTGAAGGAGCTGCAGCCTGCAGGCTGCAGCCACACGAAGGCCCATTTCCAAATTTGCAA GTTCCTCCTCGAGTCCTCGACCAACCCCAGTAGCCGCCTAAACCCCACACGCAACTCCCAGCCATGGCTcccaaccgcgccgccgccgccaccggctccTCCTCCA gaggaggaggatgaggaatcggaggaggaggaatcagaatcagag gaggaggaggaggatgaggattcAACGGAGGAGGGGGACGAAGAGGAGGCGGAGCCTCATCTGCAGCCATCAAGCAAGAGGGTCGACCCTCCCGTGACCGCGGCGCTCAaggaggaggtccaggaggaCGTTGATTTCCAGCCAATCAACCGCATCGACCAGCGGGCGCCGGCGCGGCCTGCGGCCAAGAACCAGCCTCAGTCAAGCAATCCTCCCGCCCGCGGCAGGAAGAGGGCGTCCGACGAGATCGGCAAGTCGCTGGTGCCGGCGCCGGCACGGAAAAAGAGCAAGAACACGGCGCAGCACAGCGAGTCGCCAGAGCCCAGGCCGAAGAGAACCAGGCGCGTATGGGCTCCTGATGACGAGGTCCTGGTTCTCGAGGCGCTTGCTCAGCACCGCCGCCAACATGGGTCGCTGCCGCCTTCTGGGGACAGCGACTTCTTCGAGTCCATCCGCGAGGGCCTCGAGGAGAAGAGCTTCCAGCACTCCGATATCAAGGATAAAGTGCGCAGCCTGCTTCGTCGCTACAGATCACGCGCGGTGTCTACTTCGGACCATGATAAGCGCATTCATAACCTCTCTAGAGATGTCTGGGGCGACCTGCTGCCGGTTGTGGCCGCCACTGGCCCTGTCAATGGCAGCGAGGAGGATGACGGCGCCCCCGCCATCTCTGGGGACGGCCAGTCTGAGAGTGGTGGCAGAAGGTCTGGTACCAAGGGCTTGAAGAAAATGTGTGAGATGTATCCTCTGCTTGCGCAGGAGGTGAAGCTGCTCACGAAAGTGCAGCCTTGCTTCGAAAGCTCATTCAACAGACTAGATGCCAAGAGGGCGCAGGACATCGAGAAGAAGCTGGAGAGAGTCAAATATGCAGAGTTGAAGATCGAGGCGCGGATGGTGCTGGAGGTGCATGCACCCAAGGCAAAGATTAGTAAGCAGCTTATCAGTCTTCTCACGAAGGTTTCCAAGAATGTCTGA
- the LOC124656516 gene encoding U4/U6 small nuclear ribonucleoprotein PRP4-like protein, translated as MDEQMQYPFFTEGTRELLQARVDIAHYSLPRAKARLESAKQPCLRLGDSGEDPDNHVVKRAGDFVLDCSEIGDDRPLTACSFSRDASMLATSSWSGITKVWSITPPGITKMAALKGHTERATDVVFSPADNCILATASADKTAKLWNISSDNRSLLTSFHGHQDRLARLAFHPSERYLGTASFDKTWRLWDVNTGTQLLLQEGHSRGVYGVGFHPDGSLAASCGLDAHALVWDLRSGRLYYTLTGHVSPVLGVSFSPNGRLVATAGEDNFCRIWDLRMTGKLLYSIPAHKSLVSQVKFAPRDGAYLATSSYDATAALWSAQDYKPIKTLDGHESKVTGLDISGDGQQIVTVSHDRTIKMWSCGRRSSTRDKEMELD; from the coding sequence ATGGACGAGCAGATGCAATACCCGTTCTTCACCGAGGGCACCAGGGAACTGCTCCAGGCGCGCGTCGACATCGCCCACTACTCACTGCCTCGTGCTAAGGCCAGGCTCGAGAGTGCCAAGCAGCCCTGCCTCCGTCTCGGTGACTCCGGCGAGGACCCCGACAACCATGTCGTGAAGCGGGCGGGGGACTTCGTCCTCGACTGCAGCGAGATCGGAGACGACCGCCCGCTCACCGCCTGCTCCTTCTCCCGCGACGCGTCAATGCTCGCCACGAGCTCCTGGAGCGGGATCACCAAAGTATGGAGCATCACGCCACCAGGGATAACCAAAATGGCGGCCCTCAAAGGCCACACAGAACGTGCTACAGATGTCGTTTTCTCTCCAGCCGATAACTGCATACTAGCAACAGCCTCCGCAGACAAAACCGCCAAACTATGGAATATCAGCAGCGACAACAGGTCACTTCTAACGTCTTTTCACGGTCACCAGGATCGTCTTGCTCGCCTCGCCTTCCATCCATCCGAAAGATACCTTGGCACGGCCAGCTTCGACAAGACCTGGAGACTCTGGGATGTCAACACCGGGACACAGCTCCTGCTCCAGGAGGGGCATAGCAGAGGTGTATATGGAGTCGGCTTCCATCCTGACGGCTCCCTAGCTGCATCCTGTGGGCTTGATGCGCACGCTCTGGTCTGGGACCTAAGATCTGGAAGATTATACTATACCCTCACAGGACATGTGAGTCCTGTCCTGGGAGTCAGCTTCTCCCCTAATGGTCGTCTAGTTGCAACCGCGGGTGAGGACAATTTCTGTCGAATATGGGATCTGAGGATGACTGGAAAGTTATTGTATTCTATACCCGCACATAAAAGTCTTGTCTCGCAGGTGAAGTTTGCGCCCCGGGATGGTGCTTATCTGGCGACGTCTTCCTATGACGCTACAGCGGCGCTATGGTCAGCCCAGGATTACAAACCGATAAAAACTTTGGATGGCCATGAGTCCAAGGTTACTGGCTTGGATATCAGTGGTGATGGGCAGCAGATCGTGACTGTTTCACATGATCGAACCATAAAGATGTGGTCATGCGGCAGGAGAAGCAGCACGCGGGATAAGGAGATGGAGTTGGATTAA